GCCCTGATCGGTGACCATGTCGCTGAAGTGCTGGGGAGCCTTCGTGGCCATCAGTTCGAGACCGCGCTGGAGGTCCTTGTTGGTGATCTCCCGGACGGCGGCGCCATTGCCCTCGTCCTTCTTCGGATCGTCGAAGCGAAGCTTCGCCTTGAAAGGCTGGCGGAACACCTCTTCGTGCCCGTACCAGACGAGCTTGCTATCGGGCTTGCGGAAGCCCTCCACCAGGTCGTCCTCGCGCAGCCAGTAGTTGGCGCCCCCCTCGAAGCCGCTGATCAGCGTGTTGTGGATCTTGGACATTGAAACGGGGATCGAAATGGACAGAGTGTCGCTCTTG
The window above is part of the Hyphomicrobiales bacterium genome. Proteins encoded here:
- a CDS encoding conserved hypothetical protein (Evidence 4 : Unknown function but conserved in other organisms), producing the protein MSKSDTLSISIPVSMSKIHNTLISGFEGGANYWLREDDLVEGFRKPDSKLVWYGHEEVFRQPFKAKLRFDDPKKDEGNGAAVREITNKDLQRGLELMATKAPQHFSDMVTDQGDSTTGDVLLQMIVLGDIVYG